A genomic region of Cannabis sativa cultivar Pink pepper isolate KNU-18-1 chromosome 1, ASM2916894v1, whole genome shotgun sequence contains the following coding sequences:
- the LOC133031719 gene encoding uncharacterized protein LOC133031719 has translation MPPNIRKHESGYEKRKKKKKIEELTQSQKGALDKFIIKEPLVSLENHNYDIVDVKIPENMVLNENVSIENQNESVDVENRGDVPIENVNVENNSDVSFKNDNMENQSHNTANSDDDHLNNSLKNEDILEDNDDNNAEQSNPFEHLLDIFDPRNWDALDSKMIDLLVLKGPKRDYSVMSGSKTKIF, from the coding sequence atgccTCCCAATATTAGAAAACATGAGTCTGGGTATGAAAAacgtaagaaaaagaaaaaaattgaggaGTTAACTCAATCTCAAAAAGGAGCTCttgataaatttattataaaagaaCCATTAGTTTCTTTAGAAAATCATAATTATGACATTGTTGATGTTAAAATTCCTGAAAATATGGTTCTTAATGAAAATGTTagtattgagaatcaaaatgaaAGTGTTGATGTGGAAAATAGAGGTGATGTGCCTATTGAAAATGTTAATGTGGAAAATAATAGTGATGTGTcatttaaaaatgataatatGGAAAATCAAAGTCATAATACTGCAAATAGTGATGATGATCATTTGAATAATTCACTTAAAAACGAAGATATTTTAGAGGATAATGATGATAACAATGCAGAACAATCAAACCCATTTGAACATTTGCTTGATATATTTGATCCAAGAAATTGGGATGCTCTTGATTCAAAAATGATTGATTTATTAGTGTTGAAGGGTCCAAAAAGAGATTATTCTGTTATGAGTGGTTCTAAAACCAAAATTTTTTAG
- the LOC133030664 gene encoding uncharacterized protein LOC133030664: MLTEFDPVVQEHVKHITNDDIHNHYLGHNIQNELILLLTSAIKTEIIKKVKQAKYFSVILDCTPDVSHQEQMSLILRYVDVSSHSVNIEESFFRIFKSIVSLTKRFEQYEEYENIFGFLFASDKLQSLDNTCLKSCCSHFEKALKHNEKYDIDGNELYVELKLLREILPREKMRAIDILKFLKGVDCFLNTIIAYRILLTNPVTVASAERSFSKLKLLKSYLRSTMLQERLNGLALIAIENDVLETVKYEKMVDKFASKSVRRMTFFK; this comes from the exons ATGTTGACAGAGTTTGACCCTGTTGTCCAAGAACATGTTAAACACATCACAAATGATGATATTCACAATCATTATCTTGGACATAACATCCAAAATGAGTTAATACTTTTGCTTACTTCTGCAATCAAAACTGAAATCATTAAAAAAGTTAAACAAGCAAAGTATTTTTCTGTGATACTTGATTGTACTCCTGATGTTAGTCATCAAGAGCAGATGTCcttaatattgagatatgtgGATGTTTCTTCACATTCGGTTAACATTGAAGAATctttttttaggatttttaaAT CCATTGTTTCTCTTACTAAGCGATTTGAACAATATGAAGAATATGAAAACATTTTTGGTTTCTTGTTTGCTTCTGATAAGCTCCAATCATTAGACAATACATGTTTGAAGTCTTGTTGTAGTCATTTTGAAAAGGCATTGaaacataatgaaaaatatgatATTGATGGAAATGAATTATATGTGGAGTTAAAGTTATTAAGAGAAATCTTGCCTAGGGAAAAAATGAGAGCTattgatatattaaaatttttgaaaggCGTAGATTGTTTtcttaatacaattattgcgTACAGAATTTTATTGACTAATCCTGTGACAGTTGCTTCTGCAGAAAGAagtttttcaaaattgaagTTGTTGAAGTCTTACCTGCGGTCTACCATGTTACAAGAAAGACTTAATGGATTAGCATTGATCGCGATTGAAAATGATGTTTTAGAAACTGTAAAATATGAAAAGATGGTTGATAAATTCGCTTCAAAAAGTGTACGAAGAATGACCTTTTTTAAATAG
- the LOC133029103 gene encoding uncharacterized protein LOC133029103 — protein MFFIPWNIGMHWTLVVVAPKKIIHLNPLKGRPIPEEIEQMIGRAFMYIGDAHQYLGPWQGIAQANCPRQPKSQECGFYVLKYMTDIVARANPNRYIEDQKAFGGKKQYDPKTEILPLQRKWIEQLMAVIHGDD, from the exons atgttctttattccttggaatatcgg gatgcattggacgctagtggtggttgcgccaaagaaaattatccatttaaaccctctaaaaggccgcccaattcccgaagaaatagaacaaatgatcggaag ggcattcatgtatataggggacgcacatcagtatcttggcccgtggcaaggaattgcacaagcaaactgtccaagacaacctaaaagccaagaatgcggtttttatgttttgaaatatatgactgacatcgtcgcacgtgccaaccccaaTCGTTACAtagaagatcaaaaagct tttgggggtaagaagcaatacgatccaaaaacagaaattttaccactacagcgaaagtggatcgaacaattgatggcggtgattcacggtgacgattga
- the LOC133030729 gene encoding uncharacterized protein LOC133030729: MEALARNLGFSEISCFSANGLAGGSCLIWNRNINMVINYAADGFFKATVWDGHIQFQWKLYAVYGTPYNQVKDVFWSSLEKEVNHCQIPWVMVGDLNCIENQEEKMGGNKVTYAETRWLKIFFENTGCVDVRFIGGKYTWKNKRFKGGLIRERLDRALCSANWVTEYVNSGVQNLPISISDHAPIVMDTHLFVTKGFIPFRFFEAWTWEDSCRMEVVKLWCLSSRGATNTLLQNVSSTRKALQVWKRSLKNVNTDDIKNLERRLDWIQQQPISNATSEEEFRIQSQLMEAWLKQESMWRQKSREVWLALGDRNTRYFHTATVIKKRRNNIWSIKDKDEMTWKDKKNIARTINSYFLDLYSSSRPIIDNDLEELFVNRISNQSNEDLMKSPSNNEIRSVVFSLHPLKAPGPDGFSGCFFRKYWNIVGSCLCESVKEIFQDGYIDPRLNRTFICLIPKVEYPTSMDQFRPISLCNFSYKVIAKILSNRLRPLMEDLVSPLQSAFIPGRWIAESSILTQEIIHKIQHKRGKGGLMAIKLDMHKAYDKMEWSFIEKVLSANGFNERSRRLLMACVTSVSYSVLLNGSPLKKIFPQRGLRQGDPLSPFLFLLCQEVLSKLLSKAESCGLVHGIKISHSAPPISHLMFADDTILFARANENDANALLKCLSTYELWSGQTCSKSKSGVFFSKNLSLERRSRLLSILKIEMVRGDEKHLGNPFIFKRRRKEDYARLKDSMTKKLEGWKMKLLSYAGRLTLLKSVASSMPIYAMSTTKIPLSSCRQLDALMRKYWWLGNVEKDRFLALKAWDNICTPKASGGLGLRRCEDMNKALVAKLAWFLASNKDRHWTKCLLEKYCKFESFWSVSSKSNDSHQWKAILESRDILLRGSMFVAASGDNINFWTQPWIPWLDHHEFTELMQQIRLRRYTISTLADVSIDNEWNEEIIFQIFGEELGNRIIQIPRIPTPFSDQIYWKNSLTGQFTVKSAYFLDQSWRFAPPNKVWNWMWEGGIHPKTSVILWRLLNEAIPTKNRLPFVRDKDCILCDRGGECAIHLFRDCSFAKAVWFGCNLPLKIDCIPGGNMFTFVENLISSLPFQDRKELLNFIGCVFTEIWHQRNATWTRNMAANPTSAIINIMSAVREIKNALACSEGTIMESHPNHMSLKDDNLEKSSPIEEVRHVLFTDASWIKGVAGIAAIGVERSTGRWFVKAQRSHSQSALEAELRAILLALNWAVEEGWKEAHILSDSLVAVSALSTQDSPPEWKSSSIYFSIVKLLKNFVVCKFFYISRSLNTVADGVAKGARVAYEQHILYQGEGIPPVIPIYFSA, encoded by the coding sequence ATGGAGGCTCTGGCTCGTAATTTGGGATTTTCTGAGATAAGCTGTTTTAGTGCGAATGGCCTTGCTGGAGGATCATGTCTAATTTGGAATCGTAATATTAATATGGTAATTAACTATGCGGCTGATGGTTTTTTTAAGGCAACTGTTTGGGATGGACATATCCAGTTTCAATGGAAACTGTATGCTGTGTATGGCACCCCTTACAATCAAGTTAAAGATGTTTTTTGGAGTAGTTTGGAAAAGGAGGTCAACCATTGTCAAATCCCCTGGGTAATGGTAGGTGACCTCAACTGTATTGAAAACCAAGAAGAAAAGATGGGAGGAAACAAAGTGACTTATGCTGAAACACGATGgctcaaaattttttttgagaatACAGGGTGTGTCGATGTTCGATTTATTGGTGGCAAATACACATGGAAAAACAAAAGATTCAAGGGGGGACTTATCAGAGAAAGGTTAGATAGAGCGTTGTGCTCTGCTAACTGGGTGACTGAGTATGTTAACTCGGGAGTACAAAATCTACCTATCTCCATCTCGGATCATGCACCGATCGTTATGGATACACATTTATTTGTTACAAAAGGCTTTATCCCGTTTCGATTTTTTGAAGCCTGGACATGGGAGGACTCCTGCAGAATGGAAGTGGTTAAGTTGTGGTGTTTATCTAGTCGTGGAGCGACTAACACTCTTTTGCAAAATGTTAGCAGTACAAGAAAGGCGCTGCAAGTATGGAAAAGGAGTTTGAAGAATGTCAATACAGATGATATAAAGAACTTGGAGCGAAGGTTAGATTGGATTCAGCAACAACCTATCTCGAATGCCACCAGTGAAGAAGAATTCAGAATTCAATCTCAGTTGATGGAAGCCTGGCTGAAACAAGAGAGTATGTGGAGACAGAAATCCAGGGAGGTTTGGCTTGCTCTTGGTGATCGCAATACAAGATATTTCCACACAGCCACTGTCATTAAAAAAAGGAGAAACAATATTTGGTCAATCAAGGATAAAGATGAGATGACTTGGAAAGACAAGAAGAATATAGCAAGGACCATCAATTCCTACTTCCTGGATCTCTATTCCTCTTCTCGGCCAATTATTGATAATGATCTTGAAGAGCTGTTTGTAAATCGCATCTCCAATCAATCGAATGAAGATCTGATGAAAAGCCCTTCCAATAACGAGATAAGGTCAGTCGTTTTCAGTTTGCATCCCTTGAAAGCCCCCGGACCAGACGGGTTTTCAGGTTGTTTTTTCAGAAAATACTGGAATATAGTGGGCTCTTGTCTTTGTGAATCGGTTAAAGAAATTTTTCAGGATGGGTACATTGATCCCAGGCTTAACCGAACCTTTATTTGCCTCATTCCCAAAGTGGAGTACCCTACAAGCATGGATCAATTTCGCCCAATAAGTCTCTGCAACTTTTCCTACAAGGTTATTGCAAAGATCTTATCCAATCGTCTCAGGCCGTTAATGGAAGATTTGGTCTCTCCACTTCAATCCGCCTTTATCCCTGGAAGATGGATTGCTGAATCTTCCATACTCACTCAGGAGATCATTCATAAAATTCAACACAAGAGGGGCAAAGGAGGTCTTATGGCTATCAAGTTAGACATGCACAAGGCCTACGATAAAATGGAGTGGAGCTTTATTGAAAAGGTTCTTAGTGCTAATGGATTCAATGAAAGAAGCAGAAGACTACTAATGGCATGTGTTACAAGTGTTTCATACTCGGTTCTTTTAAATGGCTCCCCCTTAAAGAAGATTTTCCCTCAAAGGGGTTTGAGGCAAGGGGACCCCTTATCCCCATTCTTGTTTCTTCTTTGTCAAGAGGTTCTATCCAAACTTCTATCCAAGGCAGAAAGCTGCGGACTGGTTCATGGTATCAAAATATCTCATTCTGCTCCTCCAATTTCTCACCTAATGTTCGCTGACGATACCATCCTCTTTGCTCGGGCTAATGAAAATGATGCGAATGCTCTCTTAAAGTGCTTATCTACCTATGAACTGTGGTCTGGCCAAACTTGTAGTAAATCCAAATCAGGTGTGTTCTTTTCCAAGAACTTAAGTTTGGAGAGGAGAAGTCGGCTTCTTAGTATCCTCAAGATTGAGATGGTTCGAGGAGATGAGAAACACTTGGGCAATCCGTTtattttcaagagaaggagGAAAGAGGATTATGCAAGATTGAAAGATAGTATGACTAAGAAACTGGAGGGTTGGAAGATGAAGTTGCTATCCTATGCAGGAAGATTGACTCTTTTGAAATCTGTAGCTTCTTCGATGCCAATTTATGCGATGTCCACAACTAAGATCCCTTTATCCAGTTGTCGACAATTGGATGCTCTAATGAGAAAGTACTGGTGGCTTGGAAATGTAGAGAAGGATAGATTCCTTGCTCTAAAAGCTTGGGATAATATTTGCACTCCGAAAGCCTCGGGGGGACTAGGCTTGAGAAGATGCGAAGATATGAACAAAGCTTTGGTGGCTAAGTTGGCATGGTTTCTTGCTTCAAACAAAGATAGACACTGGACAAAATGTTTGCTGGAAAAATACTGTAAATTTGAAAGCTTCTGGAGTGTTAGTTCAAAAAGTAACGATTCTCATCAATGGAAGGCCATTCTAGAATCAAGAGATATTTTGTTAAGGGGCTCAATGTTTGTGGCTGCTTCAGGGGACAACATCAATTTCTGGACACAACCATGGATACCCTGGTTGGATCATCATGAGTTCACAGAGTTGATGCAACAAATTCGATTGAGAAGATACACGATTTCAACTCTAGCTGATGTCTCCATAGACAATGAATGGAACGAGGAGATCATCTTTCAAATATTTGGAGAAGAGCTAGGGAATCGTATCATTCAGATTCCTAGAATACCAACCCCTTTCTCAGATCAGATCTACTGGAAGAATAGTCTCACGGGGCAATTTACTGTTAAATCAGCTTATTTTCTAGACCAATCCTGGAGGTTTGCTCCTCCTAATAAGGTTTGGAATTGGATGTGGGAAGGAGGGATTCATCCAAAAACCTCAGTCATCTTATGGAGACTGCTGAATGAAGCTATTCCTACTAAGAATAGACTCCCTTTTGTTCGGGATAAAGATTGCATCTTATGTGACAGGGGAGGGGAATGTGCAATTCATTTATTTCGGGATTGCAGTTTTGCTAAGGCGGTCTGGTTTGGATGCAATCTGCCTTTGAAGATTGATTGTATTCCAGGCGGTAACATGTTTACTTTTGTGGAGAATTTGATATCTTCTCTGCCATTTCAGGACAGAAAGGAGCTGCTTAATTTCATCGGGTGCGTTTTCACTGAAATTTGGCATCAGAGAAATGCCACTTGGACTAGGAACATGGCTGCCAATCCCACTTCAGCTATCATTAACATCATGAGTGCAGTTCGAGAGATTAAGAATGCGCTTGCTTGTTCAGAAGGGACAATCATGGAATCACATCCAAACCATATGTCTTTAAAAGATGATAATCTGGAGAAGAGTTCTCCAATTGAGGAGGTCAGACATGTCCTCTTTACGGATGCTTCCTGGATTAAAGGAGTGGCAGGAATTGCTGCAATTGGAGTGGAGCGGTCAACTGGCAGGTGGTTTGTTAAAGCCCAAAGATCTCACTCGCAGTCTGCTCTAGAAGCAGAATTAAGAGCTATTCTTCTGGCGCTAAATTGGGCGGTTGAGGAAGGCTGGAAAGAAGCCCACATTCTTTCAGATTCCTTGGTAGCTGTCTCGGCTCTTTCTACTCAAGACAGTCCTCCTGAGTGGAAAtcctcttcaatttatttttcaattgttAAACTTTTAAAGAACTTTGTTGTGTGcaagtttttttatatttccCGTAGTTTAAACACTGTGGCGGATGGGGTGGCCAAGGGTGCTAGAGTCGCCTATGAACAACACATTTTGTATCAAGGGGAGGGAATTCCCCCTGTGATTCCCATCTATTTTTCTGCTTAA